In one window of Fictibacillus phosphorivorans DNA:
- a CDS encoding YihY/virulence factor BrkB family protein — protein sequence MTLWHILKHMKAKAFGIEFMHGFQRGDVTGLAAQLAYYFLLSLFPFLIFLLTLGAFFIEPKEALDLLEHFVPSEAMDSVRENLLAVLEGRSGGLLSIGILATIWSASNAINAVIKTLNEAYGVEECRSFIKTRLLAIFLTFGVIFAFVVALVFPVFGKMLGNAAFSYLGLSDEFLQIWGVLRWLISFLIIATVVSVLYYLAPCKKLKYSEIWYGSLVATFFWQIVSFGFAFYVDHFGNYSATYGSIGAIIVLMLWFYLTGIVLLSGGVLNATFHKFKIDFAKKRGLLKAES from the coding sequence TTGACATTATGGCATATACTCAAACATATGAAAGCCAAAGCATTTGGTATTGAATTCATGCATGGTTTTCAAAGAGGAGATGTAACAGGACTTGCAGCACAGCTTGCTTATTATTTTCTGCTTTCGCTGTTCCCTTTTCTTATCTTCTTATTAACGCTTGGCGCCTTTTTTATAGAACCTAAAGAAGCACTGGATCTGTTAGAGCACTTCGTTCCATCAGAAGCGATGGATTCTGTTCGAGAAAATTTACTTGCTGTATTAGAAGGAAGAAGTGGTGGCCTCTTATCAATCGGTATTCTGGCTACGATATGGTCAGCTTCTAATGCGATCAATGCTGTAATCAAGACTTTAAATGAAGCATATGGCGTTGAAGAATGCCGAAGCTTCATAAAAACAAGGTTATTGGCCATTTTCTTAACGTTTGGTGTTATTTTCGCTTTTGTTGTAGCACTCGTTTTCCCTGTATTCGGTAAGATGCTTGGAAACGCAGCCTTTTCCTATTTAGGATTAAGTGATGAGTTCCTTCAGATTTGGGGAGTATTACGGTGGTTGATTAGCTTCCTTATCATCGCGACAGTTGTATCTGTTCTTTATTATTTGGCTCCATGTAAAAAGCTCAAATATAGTGAGATCTGGTACGGTTCACTTGTTGCCACATTCTTTTGGCAGATCGTTTCATTCGGTTTCGCCTTTTATGTTGATCATTTTGGTAATTATTCTGCCACTTACGGAAGCATTGGAGCGATTATTGTTCTCATGCTTTGGTTTTACCTCACGGGTATCGTCTTATTATCTGGTGGCGTCCTAAATGCGACATTTCATAAGTTTAAGATTGATTTTGCCAAGAAAAGGGGCTTGTTAAAGGCTGAATCCTAG
- a CDS encoding VanZ family protein, which yields MKKVRFIFSILGTLVFIVYMAVLIKATLFSFNEYVYGRSANLVLFDSIRLMWRSEDDWLILKNIIGNVLLFVPFGLLLPLIYRVFNSWRFIFIFGFGTSFIIEVLQYEYFKRIFDIDDIFLNGMGAMLGLFLYKFLAMLFRWIERLLK from the coding sequence ATGAAAAAAGTTAGATTCATTTTTAGTATTTTAGGTACACTTGTTTTTATCGTGTATATGGCAGTCTTAATTAAAGCCACTCTTTTTTCATTTAATGAATATGTATATGGAAGATCAGCAAATCTCGTGTTGTTTGACAGCATAAGGCTAATGTGGAGAAGTGAGGATGATTGGCTGATTCTGAAGAACATTATCGGGAATGTGCTCTTGTTTGTACCATTTGGTTTGTTGCTGCCTTTAATTTACCGAGTGTTTAATTCTTGGCGTTTTATTTTCATTTTTGGTTTTGGGACAAGCTTTATTATTGAAGTTCTTCAATATGAGTATTTCAAACGAATCTTTGATATTGATGATATCTTCCTTAATGGTATGGGAGCGATGCTCGGACTTTTCTTATATAAGTTTTTAGCGATGCTCTTCCGATGGATCGAACGATTATTAAAATAA
- a CDS encoding TlpA disulfide reductase family protein: MRLRSDMPELNGATQWINGEVSKSDLIGNKPTLIHFWSVSCGLCKDAMPNINQFRDDYKDELNVIAVHMPRSEKDLDIDQIKEVAAEHDITQPIFVDNDHTLTDAFENEYVPAYYVFDAEGKLRHYQAGGDGMKMLTKRVNRVLGKETK, from the coding sequence ATGAGATTACGTTCGGATATGCCAGAACTTAATGGTGCTACACAATGGATCAATGGAGAAGTTTCAAAAAGTGATTTGATCGGTAATAAACCAACACTTATTCACTTTTGGTCTGTAAGCTGTGGACTATGTAAAGATGCAATGCCTAACATTAATCAATTTCGTGATGATTATAAAGACGAACTGAACGTGATTGCGGTTCATATGCCACGTTCAGAAAAAGATCTGGATATCGATCAAATTAAAGAAGTGGCAGCAGAACACGATATTACACAGCCAATCTTTGTGGACAACGACCATACATTAACTGACGCGTTTGAAAACGAGTATGTGCCTGCATATTACGTTTTTGATGCTGAAGGTAAGCTTCGTCACTACCAAGCAGGTGGAGATGGTATGAAAATGCTGACAAAGCGTGTTAACCGTGTACTAGGAAAAGAAACAAAGTAA
- a CDS encoding MFS transporter, whose amino-acid sequence MQLSTYKFSVLVSIVFISGFAQGMLLPLIAVIFEQDGTSASLNGFHATALYIGILIASPFIEKPLRKLGYKPLILAGLLAVVLCFAMFPVWKVFWFWFVLRLLIGIGDHMLHFSTQTWITTSSPEKKRGRNISIYGIAFGAGFGIGPLMTKMLEVNENLPFWLAASLCFLSFLLMTTIRNERPETESARTSGVTAFERYKDVLKLAWVSLLPPFGYGFLEATLHGSFPVFALRNGISLDWVAVLLPAFVLGSLVFQLPLGILSDRWGRKPILIFSFVSGFFSFLATYWSMNNFWLLISLFFISGMFVGSMFSLGIAYMSDLLPKYHLPAGNILAGISFSIGSMSGPIIGGSFISWFDGGAFVFAICGMLFLLCLPILFIKNNNKISIKSKTA is encoded by the coding sequence ATGCAGCTTTCTACGTATAAATTCTCAGTTCTAGTCAGCATTGTTTTTATATCAGGTTTTGCTCAAGGTATGCTGCTTCCCTTAATTGCAGTCATCTTTGAGCAGGACGGTACATCTGCTTCATTAAACGGATTCCATGCGACAGCTCTATATATAGGTATCTTGATCGCTTCTCCGTTTATAGAGAAGCCTCTTAGAAAACTTGGTTATAAACCACTCATTTTAGCAGGACTTTTAGCGGTTGTACTCTGTTTTGCTATGTTTCCTGTTTGGAAAGTATTTTGGTTTTGGTTTGTATTAAGACTATTGATCGGTATTGGAGATCATATGTTGCATTTCTCTACTCAAACTTGGATTACGACAAGTAGCCCTGAAAAAAAGAGAGGGAGAAACATTTCTATATACGGGATTGCATTTGGAGCAGGATTTGGAATCGGACCCCTTATGACAAAAATGCTAGAAGTTAACGAAAACCTACCTTTTTGGCTTGCGGCCAGTCTTTGTTTTCTTTCTTTTCTTCTAATGACCACGATAAGAAACGAAAGACCTGAAACAGAGTCTGCTCGAACTTCTGGTGTAACAGCTTTCGAGCGCTATAAAGATGTGTTGAAATTAGCATGGGTATCTTTATTACCACCCTTTGGTTACGGGTTTCTAGAAGCAACTCTTCATGGTTCTTTTCCCGTATTTGCACTACGTAATGGAATCAGCTTAGATTGGGTAGCTGTTCTACTGCCTGCTTTCGTATTAGGTAGTCTAGTCTTCCAGTTGCCACTCGGTATTCTCAGCGATAGATGGGGAAGAAAACCCATCTTAATCTTTTCATTCGTTTCTGGTTTCTTCTCGTTCTTAGCAACTTACTGGAGCATGAACAACTTTTGGCTTCTGATCAGTCTGTTCTTTATATCCGGAATGTTTGTTGGATCGATGTTCTCTCTAGGCATCGCGTATATGAGTGACCTGCTTCCTAAATACCATCTTCCTGCAGGAAATATTTTAGCAGGTATCAGCTTTAGCATTGGAAGCATGTCTGGTCCTATCATCGGAGGAAGTTTCATCAGCTGGTTTGATGGCGGTGCTTTTGTTTTCGCGATCTGTGGCATGCTATTCTTACTCTGTTTACCGATACTTTTTATTAAAAATAATAATAAGATATCCATAAAATCCAAAACAGCTTAG
- a CDS encoding YfkD famly protein, producing MKKRIFIMLFVMLFVLSNTALAAEKTKQQPEQKQKQAEKIEKAAPKAEIKIPSSVLSISKENTYPNSAQDLPYLEPSKLAKTMLKTSDVPITNPDLIRLLNESTINGSKVAFWYRAKIYLGQWPLSYQSTETTVNWEHQQINTNRLDNRGAKAVAKLSYNQTAHKKVSGGLTASIPNSEAVQKMMLITAAEKSKLPLSFQTAVGAGTKKSNVYHVSPKQVGYLDSYVPAVNERGRVTYGEVYIVLKGGKREIVIQNVTQQGIGAWIPVQDHVSFSFHTSNM from the coding sequence ATGAAAAAGAGAATTTTTATTATGTTATTTGTCATGCTTTTTGTGTTATCCAATACAGCATTAGCAGCTGAGAAAACAAAGCAACAGCCAGAACAAAAACAAAAACAAGCAGAAAAAATAGAAAAAGCTGCTCCAAAAGCAGAAATTAAAATACCGAGTTCGGTTCTTAGCATATCAAAAGAGAACACGTATCCTAACTCTGCTCAAGATCTTCCGTACTTAGAACCGAGTAAGCTTGCGAAAACTATGCTCAAAACATCGGACGTGCCAATTACAAATCCAGATTTAATTCGTTTATTAAATGAGTCAACGATAAATGGATCGAAAGTAGCTTTTTGGTACCGCGCAAAAATCTACCTAGGTCAGTGGCCATTGTCTTATCAATCAACTGAGACGACTGTGAACTGGGAACATCAACAAATCAATACGAACCGTTTAGACAACAGAGGTGCAAAAGCCGTTGCGAAACTGTCTTATAATCAAACAGCTCATAAAAAAGTAAGTGGTGGTCTTACAGCGTCAATTCCAAATAGTGAAGCTGTTCAGAAGATGATGCTCATCACAGCAGCAGAAAAGTCAAAGCTACCTTTATCTTTTCAGACAGCTGTTGGGGCAGGTACAAAGAAATCGAACGTGTACCATGTATCACCAAAACAAGTGGGATATTTAGATAGTTATGTGCCGGCCGTTAATGAAAGAGGACGAGTCACTTACGGAGAAGTGTATATCGTATTAAAAGGCGGTAAAAGAGAAATCGTGATTCAAAATGTTACACAGCAAGGAATTGGTGCTTGGATTCCCGTTCAAGACCACGTATCTTTCAGTTTTCATACAAGCAATATGTAA
- a CDS encoding winged helix-turn-helix transcriptional regulator, whose translation MDYSTMCPKYEVAMDIIGKKWTGLIIRVLMDGPKRFKDIKSQIPEMSDRMLTERMKELESVGIVKRNVYPETPVRIEYSLTDKGNSLKTIINAIQDWSEQWVDHC comes from the coding sequence ATGGATTATAGCACGATGTGTCCGAAGTACGAGGTAGCCATGGATATTATCGGTAAAAAATGGACAGGACTCATCATTCGCGTTTTGATGGATGGCCCTAAGCGGTTCAAAGACATCAAATCCCAGATTCCCGAAATGAGTGATCGCATGCTTACGGAACGGATGAAGGAATTGGAGTCTGTGGGAATTGTGAAGCGTAACGTTTACCCAGAGACACCTGTGCGAATTGAGTATTCACTGACGGATAAAGGTAATTCTTTAAAAACAATCATTAATGCCATTCAAGACTGGAGCGAACAATGGGTGGACCATTGTTAA
- the yfkAB gene encoding radical SAM/CxCxxxxC motif protein YfkAB → MVLKTELKAITPKNDPWEAYLDMSENNKLQLSNIEITTTTLCNMRCAHCAVGYTLQTKDPEPLPLELVIQRLDEIPQLRAFSITGGEPMLSLKSVNNYVVPLLKYARERGARTQINSNLTLDLARYEKIIPYLDVLHISHNWGTVEEFSDTGFAMMEKKPSVEQREAYFTRLVENAQALTKAGVMVSAETMLNKKTLPYLEEIHKHVLEMGCQRHEIHPMYPSDFASTLETISLEEMRESIHHLLDIRDKKTWMLFGTLPFYACSQNEEDLRLIRRLQAEENVTVRNDPDGRSRLNINLFDGNIIVTDFGDAPALGNIKHTSLPDAYEAWNQSVLAKELNCHCPAVQCLGPNVLVKHSYYKEVDFKNNTSKL, encoded by the coding sequence ATGGTGTTAAAAACCGAATTAAAAGCGATAACCCCAAAGAATGATCCGTGGGAAGCTTACTTAGATATGAGTGAAAATAATAAACTTCAGCTATCCAATATAGAGATAACGACAACCACATTGTGCAATATGCGTTGTGCGCACTGTGCTGTCGGATACACTCTTCAAACAAAAGACCCTGAGCCTCTTCCACTTGAACTTGTTATCCAACGACTCGATGAAATTCCTCAATTAAGAGCTTTCAGTATTACTGGCGGTGAGCCGATGCTTTCCTTAAAATCAGTAAATAATTACGTTGTGCCACTATTAAAATACGCAAGAGAACGTGGTGCACGTACTCAGATTAACTCAAATTTAACTTTAGATTTAGCACGCTACGAAAAAATTATTCCGTATTTAGATGTGCTTCATATCTCCCATAACTGGGGAACGGTGGAGGAGTTTTCTGATACTGGTTTTGCGATGATGGAAAAGAAGCCTTCTGTTGAACAACGCGAAGCTTACTTTACCCGCTTAGTTGAAAACGCACAAGCTTTAACAAAAGCTGGTGTGATGGTATCTGCTGAAACGATGTTAAATAAGAAGACGTTGCCCTACTTGGAAGAGATACATAAACATGTTCTGGAGATGGGCTGTCAGCGTCACGAGATTCATCCGATGTATCCGAGTGATTTTGCTAGCACATTGGAAACCATCTCATTAGAAGAAATGCGTGAAAGTATTCACCACCTTCTGGATATTCGAGATAAAAAAACGTGGATGCTTTTTGGGACTCTCCCTTTCTATGCTTGCTCTCAAAACGAAGAGGATTTGAGATTGATCAGAAGACTTCAAGCAGAAGAAAATGTTACAGTGCGTAATGACCCTGATGGAAGATCACGATTAAATATCAATTTATTTGATGGCAATATTATCGTGACAGACTTTGGAGATGCTCCTGCTCTTGGAAATATAAAACACACAAGCTTACCTGATGCTTATGAAGCATGGAACCAATCAGTGCTTGCAAAAGAATTAAACTGTCATTGCCCTGCTGTTCAATGTTTAGGACCGAACGTACTTGTAAAACATTCTTACTATAAAGAAGTAGATTTTAAAAATAATACCTCGAAGCTTTAA
- a CDS encoding SE1561 family protein yields the protein MGNSIQDKSSQKEYIKNRIDLLVDVLDSIDAETAGIEEIDRIIGMLDDLEEKCKQFRHDWEEK from the coding sequence ATGGGTAACTCTATTCAGGATAAATCCTCTCAAAAAGAATATATTAAAAATCGTATTGACTTATTAGTTGATGTTTTAGATTCTATAGATGCTGAAACAGCAGGAATTGAAGAGATCGACCGAATCATCGGAATGCTGGATGACTTAGAAGAAAAGTGTAAACAGTTCCGTCACGATTGGGAAGAAAAATAA
- a CDS encoding fumarate hydratase, with protein MEKFQESMYKLIVETSTKLPKDVRRAILAAKLKENAGTRAAMSLDTITDNILKADENVSPICQDTGLPTFKIKVPVGANQIKMKKAIRQAIADATKDTKLRPNSVDSITGDNSGDNLGDGTPVIKFEQWEEDYIDARLILKGGGCENKNIQYSLPAELEGLGRAGRDLDGIRKCIMHSVYQAQGQGCSAGFIGVGIGGDRTSGYELAKEMLFRSVDDVNPNDNLRKLEEYVMENANKLGIGTMGFGGETTLLGCKVGVINRIPASFFVSVAYNCWAYRRLGVKLNAETGEIQDWLYTEGEEVDFTKAEEEAAAAVEQQEEKTRSVTLEAPITEEQIRELKVGDVVTINGMMHTGRDAIHKHLMDNPAPIDLNGQIIYHCGPVMAKDAEGNWVVKAAGPTTSIREEPYQGDIMKKFGIRAVIGKGGMGPKTLAALKEHGGVYLNAIGGAAQYYAECMEKVEGVDLMEFGVPEAMWHIRVNGFTAVVTMDSHGNSLHEHVEKSSLQKLEQFKDPVFK; from the coding sequence ATGGAGAAATTTCAAGAAAGCATGTACAAGCTGATTGTAGAAACATCAACGAAATTGCCAAAAGACGTTCGCCGTGCCATTCTTGCAGCTAAGCTAAAGGAAAACGCCGGAACACGTGCTGCGATGTCTTTAGATACGATTACGGATAATATTTTAAAGGCTGATGAAAATGTTTCACCAATCTGTCAGGATACAGGACTTCCTACTTTTAAGATCAAAGTTCCTGTAGGAGCGAACCAGATTAAGATGAAAAAAGCGATTCGTCAAGCGATTGCGGATGCAACAAAAGATACGAAGCTTCGTCCGAACTCCGTTGATTCAATTACTGGAGACAACAGTGGGGACAACTTAGGAGACGGAACGCCTGTTATTAAGTTCGAACAATGGGAAGAAGATTACATCGATGCTCGTCTGATCTTAAAAGGCGGCGGATGTGAGAATAAGAACATTCAATATAGTCTTCCTGCTGAATTAGAAGGCTTAGGACGTGCGGGACGTGATCTAGACGGGATCCGTAAATGTATCATGCATTCGGTGTATCAAGCTCAAGGTCAAGGCTGCAGTGCCGGTTTTATCGGTGTTGGAATTGGGGGAGACCGTACATCAGGATACGAGCTAGCGAAAGAAATGCTATTCCGTTCAGTAGATGACGTTAATCCGAACGATAATCTTCGTAAACTTGAAGAGTATGTGATGGAGAACGCGAATAAGCTTGGGATTGGTACGATGGGCTTCGGTGGCGAAACGACATTACTCGGCTGTAAAGTTGGTGTGATCAATCGTATTCCAGCGAGTTTCTTTGTATCAGTAGCTTATAACTGCTGGGCATACCGTCGTTTAGGTGTGAAACTGAACGCTGAAACGGGAGAAATTCAAGATTGGTTGTATACAGAAGGCGAAGAAGTAGACTTCACTAAAGCTGAAGAGGAAGCAGCAGCCGCAGTTGAACAGCAAGAAGAAAAGACGAGAAGTGTTACACTCGAAGCTCCTATTACGGAAGAACAGATCCGTGAGTTGAAAGTTGGAGATGTTGTGACGATCAACGGTATGATGCATACAGGTCGAGATGCTATTCATAAGCATTTAATGGATAATCCGGCTCCAATCGATCTGAACGGTCAGATCATCTATCACTGCGGACCAGTAATGGCAAAAGACGCTGAAGGAAATTGGGTCGTTAAAGCGGCAGGACCAACAACAAGTATTCGTGAGGAACCTTACCAAGGCGACATCATGAAGAAGTTTGGAATCCGCGCGGTTATTGGTAAAGGTGGAATGGGTCCAAAAACATTAGCAGCTCTTAAAGAACATGGCGGTGTTTATTTGAATGCTATTGGCGGTGCTGCACAATATTACGCTGAATGTATGGAAAAAGTTGAAGGTGTCGACCTGATGGAATTCGGTGTTCCAGAAGCGATGTGGCACATTCGAGTCAATGGCTTTACAGCAGTTGTTACGATGGATTCACACGGAAACAGTCTGCATGAGCATGTGGAGAAGTCATCTTTACAAAAGCTAGAGCAGTTTAAAGATCCTGTATTTAAATAA
- the pdaA gene encoding delta-lactam-biosynthetic de-N-acetylase: MRINRLLCLILVSIIFFTQSHVIYAQRGVSNQRLEWYFEKKGEEKPPITDARYMELVHKYDSLFIGDPGKKDIYLTFDNGYENGYTDNVLDVLKRKKVPAAFFVTGQFMKTHPHLIKRMADEGHIVGNHSYYHPDLTQVSDARLKNELEKVKLRYTEITGRTDMNYIRPPRGVFSERTIMLAKQEGYTHVFWSLAFLDWETNKQRGWQYSYNQIMKQIHPGSIMLLHTVSKDNADALERTIEALQKRGYTFKSLDDLQLKKSVPTPLLFKS, encoded by the coding sequence ATGAGAATCAATCGGCTCCTGTGCCTAATATTGGTTTCAATCATATTTTTTACACAATCACATGTTATTTATGCTCAAAGAGGCGTATCCAATCAAAGACTGGAATGGTACTTTGAGAAAAAAGGGGAAGAGAAGCCTCCTATTACAGATGCAAGGTACATGGAGCTTGTCCATAAATACGATAGCCTTTTTATTGGAGACCCAGGAAAAAAAGATATCTATTTAACCTTTGATAACGGGTACGAGAACGGTTATACCGACAATGTTTTGGATGTGTTGAAGAGAAAGAAAGTACCTGCAGCCTTTTTTGTAACCGGACAATTTATGAAGACTCACCCTCACCTAATAAAACGAATGGCTGACGAAGGGCACATTGTAGGGAATCACTCCTACTACCATCCAGATCTTACCCAAGTGTCTGATGCACGTTTGAAAAACGAGCTTGAAAAAGTAAAGCTCAGATACACGGAAATAACCGGAAGAACAGATATGAACTATATTAGACCTCCACGAGGAGTGTTTAGCGAAAGAACGATTATGCTGGCTAAACAAGAAGGGTATACACATGTGTTCTGGTCACTTGCCTTTCTAGATTGGGAAACCAACAAACAGCGTGGTTGGCAATATTCATACAACCAGATCATGAAGCAGATCCACCCAGGTAGCATTATGCTGTTGCATACGGTTTCTAAAGACAATGCAGATGCACTCGAACGCACGATAGAAGCTCTTCAAAAGAGAGGCTATACATTTAAAAGCTTAGACGACTTACAGCTAAAAAAATCTGTACCCACTCCATTATTGTTTAAATCTTAA
- a CDS encoding carbohydrate binding domain-containing protein: MKKICALAVSALLMMPSGVIASAEDDGNKEVQKKKEKTKWSLTWSDEFNKPTIDPRKWTYDIGNWIKDEEGNLITPGWGNNEKQYYTNSEENSFIQDGKLIIRAKKEKTTDDSGTYDYTSAKLKTKGLFSQTYGRYEVRAKSPTGKGLWPAVWMLPEKDRYGGWAASGEIDIMEAWGSKPNKVAGTLHYGETWPNNRYTGKEYEFPFNEGINTWHTYAIKWEPGEIRWYVDGELYQTQNEWYAKGQNNPIKFSYPAPFDQNFYLIMNLAVGGWFDGDPDETTTFPQQMEIDYVRVYELKNRDYRDPVEPTPKPVELPKEAKHPLEDGNLIYDGNFERPFTVIDENESPFDPTYWNLVTLPDFGGEASVEKEMIDNKNFAVITPQVPGSFSHSVQAIQLLSLGKSGRYKVSFDAKAAADRQMSVKVGGGAERGWSKYSNEETIKLNNTLKTHSFTFDMLADTDLAARLEFNLGNNGSIPVWIGNVRVEEVTNEPINESATKPPLPDGNHIYNGTFDQGAMDRLTFWNFVSKHKKDSAVVNEKTREFHAILKGHSSKTADKYLVQKGIQLIKGNDYLLSFKGKADRARSIEVGVLDESGKKFYVAPAKVNLNKTNDAHELKFTYEGETSDYNSQFIFYLGGHSADVYLDDITLQKLTNIPDYNDVDMKPLKNGDFLSGLSFWTPYIHYDANAEIVSEEGKAKISIDSEGNEPWSVLLEQGNLKLVEGLNYELRFSISSQIARNIEVTLENSQYKRYFAESVEIGNEDTTYTFQITPTETDTLSLKFLLGKSSGSPLGKHEIYLDDVQLNVIK; the protein is encoded by the coding sequence GTGAAAAAAATCTGTGCTTTAGCAGTCTCTGCTTTATTAATGATGCCAAGTGGGGTGATCGCCTCAGCAGAAGATGATGGAAATAAAGAAGTACAAAAAAAGAAAGAAAAAACAAAATGGTCTCTTACTTGGTCAGATGAATTTAACAAACCAACCATCGACCCCCGAAAATGGACCTATGACATTGGTAACTGGATAAAAGATGAAGAGGGAAATCTTATTACACCTGGTTGGGGCAACAATGAAAAACAATATTATACGAACTCTGAAGAGAACTCCTTTATACAAGATGGCAAACTAATTATTCGTGCAAAAAAAGAGAAAACAACGGATGATTCGGGTACCTATGATTATACGTCTGCCAAGTTAAAAACAAAGGGTTTATTTAGTCAAACATATGGCCGTTATGAAGTTCGAGCAAAATCACCTACAGGAAAAGGTTTGTGGCCAGCTGTTTGGATGTTACCTGAAAAAGACCGATATGGTGGATGGGCGGCATCAGGTGAAATAGACATCATGGAAGCTTGGGGAAGTAAACCAAATAAAGTGGCTGGCACCCTCCATTATGGGGAGACTTGGCCAAACAATCGTTATACAGGAAAAGAATATGAATTTCCTTTTAACGAGGGAATCAACACTTGGCACACATATGCGATCAAATGGGAACCTGGTGAAATCAGATGGTATGTAGACGGTGAACTTTATCAAACGCAAAATGAGTGGTATGCAAAGGGGCAAAATAATCCGATCAAATTTTCGTATCCAGCGCCATTTGATCAAAACTTTTATTTAATCATGAACCTCGCTGTTGGCGGCTGGTTTGATGGTGATCCCGATGAAACGACTACGTTCCCTCAACAGATGGAGATTGATTATGTTCGTGTGTATGAATTGAAAAACCGCGATTATCGAGATCCAGTTGAACCTACACCAAAGCCTGTTGAACTGCCTAAAGAAGCTAAACATCCTCTTGAAGACGGTAATCTTATTTATGACGGAAACTTTGAAAGACCTTTTACAGTTATCGATGAAAATGAATCGCCATTCGATCCGACCTACTGGAACCTTGTTACTCTTCCAGACTTTGGTGGTGAAGCTTCTGTAGAAAAAGAAATGATCGATAATAAGAATTTTGCAGTGATTACCCCACAAGTTCCTGGGTCATTTTCACATTCTGTACAAGCGATTCAGCTTCTTTCACTCGGAAAAAGCGGACGTTACAAAGTTAGCTTTGATGCAAAAGCAGCAGCTGATCGACAAATGTCTGTTAAAGTAGGCGGTGGCGCAGAACGCGGTTGGAGCAAATACTCAAATGAAGAAACGATTAAATTAAATAATACACTTAAAACCCACTCCTTTACTTTCGATATGCTCGCCGATACAGATCTTGCCGCTCGATTAGAATTTAACCTAGGTAACAATGGAAGTATCCCGGTTTGGATTGGGAACGTACGTGTTGAAGAAGTCACAAATGAACCGATTAATGAGTCTGCGACTAAACCCCCACTTCCGGATGGTAATCACATCTACAATGGAACATTTGATCAAGGTGCGATGGATCGATTAACGTTTTGGAACTTTGTTTCAAAACACAAAAAGGATTCAGCAGTTGTTAACGAAAAAACGCGTGAATTTCATGCCATTTTAAAAGGACATTCTTCAAAAACAGCAGATAAATATCTGGTTCAAAAAGGTATCCAGTTGATCAAAGGGAATGATTACCTTCTATCCTTTAAAGGGAAAGCTGATCGAGCTAGATCTATTGAGGTTGGTGTGTTAGATGAAAGCGGCAAAAAGTTCTATGTAGCACCAGCAAAAGTAAACCTTAACAAAACGAATGATGCGCACGAGTTAAAATTTACGTATGAAGGAGAAACGTCAGATTATAACAGCCAATTCATTTTTTATTTAGGCGGCCATTCTGCTGATGTTTACTTAGACGACATTACTTTACAGAAACTAACCAATATTCCCGATTACAACGATGTCGATATGAAACCATTAAAAAATGGAGATTTCCTTTCCGGCCTTTCATTTTGGACACCCTATATTCATTACGATGCAAATGCTGAGATCGTGAGTGAAGAAGGTAAAGCCAAGATCAGCATCGATTCTGAAGGAAATGAGCCTTGGAGTGTTCTTTTAGAACAAGGTAATTTAAAGTTAGTCGAAGGATTGAATTACGAACTACGTTTTTCGATATCCTCACAGATTGCTCGCAACATAGAGGTAACGTTAGAGAACTCACAGTACAAACGTTATTTTGCTGAGAGCGTTGAAATTGGGAATGAAGACACCACCTATACGTTCCAAATTACTCCTACTGAAACAGATACGTTGTCATTAAAGTTTCTTCTTGGAAAAAGTTCAGGATCGCCACTGGGCAAACATGAGATTTACCTAGATGACGTACAACTAAATGTAATAAAATAA